From a region of the Paraburkholderia hospita genome:
- a CDS encoding GNAT family N-acetyltransferase: MRDSELQYEIVTDEQKLLALKGEWDDLLKRANGFHYQSFDFCWIAWQQVARPKGRSLRCIVLRDKGKLVLVWPLVAHKRFLWTCLCPLCPEAADYSDLLVDPWARSAECVESAWRVAMRECGADFLHLPFLHERTHLYRIASKAGPLVIQRRSDSYVAKLSEECAGRDWASFSDSLGPPHGRKPGSIARRLSKKGHLEWKFIDPCDKSAVAYAVDLMFEWKRHWSDRVGKRGPWLDSVHYRNFLVEWISSQSPSSRAHLLMIALDSVPIVSLVFCVSNNRVSTVIGSFNEAYAKSSPGLLAFEYVVKWAFDRQYDVDFGSGAERYKQFWARGNVTNVWTLRTVASWWGRIGMIVQRLPFEVKHTTREGTFAAPSSTASARYASTGNSHEI, from the coding sequence ATGAGGGACTCCGAATTGCAGTATGAAATCGTCACTGATGAACAGAAGCTACTTGCATTGAAAGGGGAATGGGACGATCTTTTGAAACGTGCGAATGGCTTTCACTATCAGTCCTTCGATTTTTGCTGGATCGCATGGCAACAAGTCGCTCGACCCAAAGGGCGTTCCTTGCGATGCATCGTATTGCGTGACAAAGGCAAGCTCGTATTGGTCTGGCCGCTGGTCGCTCATAAGCGATTTCTATGGACCTGTTTGTGTCCGCTGTGTCCGGAAGCTGCCGACTATTCAGATTTGCTTGTCGATCCTTGGGCACGGAGTGCCGAGTGTGTCGAGAGCGCCTGGCGCGTTGCAATGCGAGAGTGCGGCGCCGACTTTCTACACCTTCCGTTTCTGCACGAGCGCACGCACCTCTACCGCATAGCCTCGAAGGCCGGCCCGCTGGTTATCCAGAGACGCAGCGACTCTTACGTAGCTAAGCTCAGTGAGGAATGCGCAGGTCGTGATTGGGCATCGTTCAGCGATTCACTAGGGCCACCGCACGGACGAAAGCCCGGTTCCATTGCGCGCCGTCTGTCTAAGAAAGGGCACCTCGAATGGAAGTTCATCGATCCGTGCGACAAGTCAGCAGTGGCGTATGCCGTCGATCTCATGTTCGAATGGAAGCGCCACTGGAGTGATCGTGTCGGCAAGCGCGGGCCCTGGCTCGATTCGGTTCACTACCGCAACTTCCTCGTAGAGTGGATATCGTCGCAGTCGCCTTCGTCGCGCGCGCATCTGCTCATGATTGCACTCGACAGTGTTCCGATCGTGTCGCTGGTCTTTTGCGTCAGCAATAACCGCGTGAGCACGGTGATCGGAAGTTTTAACGAGGCATATGCGAAAAGCTCTCCCGGACTACTTGCTTTCGAATATGTGGTGAAGTGGGCGTTTGACCGCCAGTACGATGTCGACTTCGGATCAGGCGCGGAGCGATACAAACAGTTCTGGGCGCGCGGCAACGTGACAAACGTATGGACACTGCGGACCGTCGCTTCATGGTGGGGACGTATCGGAATGATTGTGCAACGACTGCCGTTCGAGGTGAAGCACACTACGCGAGAAGGTACTTTTGCGGCCCCATCATCAACAGCCAGCGCGCGTTACGCAAGTACCGGGAATTCACACGAAATATGA